The Mastacembelus armatus chromosome 9, fMasArm1.2, whole genome shotgun sequence genome contains a region encoding:
- the LOC113138428 gene encoding uncharacterized protein LOC113138428 yields MNPAMINSTSSVSTTKRKREAERSVNWTVEETQVLLCAWSDERVQKSLAENLRNRHVFKHLSARMSEMGFSRSPHQCRLRVKTLKANYVRAKLQRSVDSSQPCSFKYFAEMDAVLGRRSAGGERGSYYVSSERITERHHDSIDRREIVLADLNSNTGVDGHHLGSLGRMGRQRFISLNDRGVRQSCQPDSEVKLEDREDSADEFEFSDTGFPQRSRDRRHEAYLESSIHREMSDAPVENSLSTPSPHVVPPPPAHPPPHLAQSTGSPLPALSHPSPNTLPTSGHHHSESSCLEPVLKHLSECFGQLVSETRGLLVQLESQRQEQARWHQELLAQWLQREERRQREMAEKEERREKARMEHEIRVLELLTSLVREHECRGGRSQTVAETPTGPNHSMNKYGN; encoded by the exons ATGAATCCCGCGATGATCAACTCGACCAGCTCCGTGTCAACAACCAAAA ggaaaCGAGAAGCTGAGCGCTCTGTTAACTGGACAGTGGAGGAAACACAGGTGCTGCTGTGCGCCTGGAGCGATGAGCGAGTTCAGAAGAGTCTGGCAGAAAACCTCCGCAACCGCCATGTCTTCAAACACCTCTCAGCCCGCATGAGTGAAATGGGTTTCTCTCGGAGTCCGCACCAGTGTCGGCTTCGGGTCAAAACTCTGAAGGCTAACTATGTCAGAGCCAAACTACAGAGGAGCGTCGACAGCTCGCAGCCTTGCTCTTTTAAATACTTTGCAGAGATGGATGCTGTGCTGGGCCGGAGGTCAGCGGGGGGTGAAAGAGGGTCATATTATGTTTCTTCAGAACGGATCACAGAACGTCACCACGACTCCATTGACAGGAGAGAAATTGTCCTGGCAGATTTAAATTCTAATACAGGGGTTGATGGACACCATCTTGGTTCTCTGGGGAGAATGGGAAGGCAACGTTTCATCTCTTTGAACGACAGAGGAGTCCGGCAGTCATGTCAGCCGGACTCTGAAGTTAAACTCGAGGACAGAGAAGATTCAGCTGATGAGTTTGAGTTCAGTGACACAGGATTCCCACAGCGTTCAAGGGACAGGCGCCATGAAGCTTATCTGgaatcatccatccatcgtGAAATGAGTG ATGCACCAGTGGAAAACAGCCTGAGCACTCCTTCCCCACATGTTGTACCACCTCCACCtgctcatcctcctcctcatcttgcTCAGTCCACTGGCTCTCCTCTCCCTGCACTCTCACATCCAAGCCCCAACACCCTACCTACCTCTGGGCATCATCACTCTGAGTCCTCCTGCCTGGAACCTGTCCTCAAGCACCTGTCTGAGTGCTTCGGGCAGCTGGTATCAGAGACCCGGGGCCTGCTGGTCCAGCTTGAGAGCCAGAGGCAGGAGCAGGCCCGCTGGCACCAAGAGCTCCTGGCCCAGTGGCTGCAGAGGGAAGAGCGCCGGCAGAGGGAGATGGCcgagaaagaggagaggagggagaaggcTCGCATGGAGCATGAGATCAGAGTGCTGGAGCTCCTCACCAGTCTAGTCAGAGAACACGAGTGTAGAGGTGGACGCAGCCAGACTGTGGCAGAAACACCCACTGGTCCAAATCATTCCATGAACAAATATGGAAATTAG
- the rasgef1ba gene encoding ras-GEF domain-containing family member 1B-A codes for MPQTPPFTGQLNTSSYNKNLYQTKEEGYPGLYYHDNNLVSGSLEALIHHLVPTMDYYPDRTYIFTFLLSSRLFIHPYELMSKVCHLCMEQQRLSDPQADKMRVRKIAPKILQLLTEWTETFPYDFRDERMMRSLKELTHRLASGDEVYRKAVSQMSQGLIRRLTVLSQYEEALGKINATAAERLTALKAKPQAAIQRDMLSICNDPFTVAQQLTHIELERLSYIGPEEFVQAFVQKDPLDNDKSCFSDHKKASNLEAYVEWFNRLSYLVATEICMPVKKKHRARVMEFFIDVARECFNIGNFNSLMAIISGMNMSPVSRLKKTWSKVKTAKFDILEHQMDPSSNFYNYRTALRGATQRSITANSSREKIVIPFFSLLIKDIYFLNEGCANRLQNGHINFEKFWELAKQVSEFMTWKKVECPFEKDRKILQYLLTAPVFTEDALYLASYESEGPENHMEKDRWKSLRSTLLSRV; via the exons ATGCCTCAGACACCACCATTCACGGGGCAGCTGAACACCAGCAGCTACAACAAGAACCTGTACCAGACCAAGGAGGAAGGCTACCCCGGCCTCTATTATCATGACAACAACCTGGTTTCTGGTTCCCTGGAGGCCCTCATTCACCACTTGGTCCCAACTATGGATTATTATCCAGAT AGAACGTACATTTTCACCTTCCTGCTCAGCTCTCGCCTTTTTATCCACCCCTATGAACTCATGTCTAAGGTGTGTCACCTGTGCATGGAGCAGCAGCGCCTCAGTGATCCCCAGGCTGACAAG ATGAGAGTCAGGAAGATTGCTCCCAAGATCCTCCAGCTGCTGACCGAGTGGACGGAAACCTTCCCGTATGACTTCAGGGATGAGAGGATGATGCGCAGCCTGAAGGAGCTGACCCACCGCCTGGCCAGTGGGGACGAG GTTTACAGGAAGGCGGTCAGCCAGATGAGCCAGGGCCTGATCAGGAGGTTGACGGTGCTCAGTCAGTATGAGGAGGCACTGGGCAAAATCAACGCCACGGCGGCTGAGAGACTGACGGCTCTTAAAGCAAAGCCCCAGGCAGCCATCCAGAGAGACATGCTTTCCATCTGCAACGACCCCTTCACTGTCGCccagcagctcacacacatcGAACTG gaGAGACTGAGTTACATCGGACCTGAAGAATTTGTCCAGGCCTTCGTCCAGAAAGACCCTCTGGACAACGATAAG aGTTGCTTCAGTGATCACAAGAAGGCCAGCAACCTGGAAGCTTATGTTGAATGGTTCAACAGACTCAGTTATCTGGTGGCTACAGAAATCTGCATG CCTGTGAAGAAGAAGCACCGAGCTCGAGTCATGGAGTTCTTCATCGACGTGGCGCGTGAATGCTTCAACATCGGCAACTTTAACTCCCTCATGGCCATCATCT CTGGGATGAACATGAGTCCTGTGTCTCGGCTGAAGAAAACCTGGAGTAAAGTCAAAACGGccaagtttgacattttagaa CACCAAATGGATCCATCCAGCAACTTCTACAACTACAGAACAGCACTGAGAGGCGCCACTCAGAGGTCCATCACCgccaacagcagcagggagaaG ATCGTCATCCCTTTCTTCAGCCTGCTCATTAAAGACATCTACTTCCTCAACGAGGGCTGTGCCAACAGGCTGCAGAACGGACACATCAACTTTGAG AAATTCTGGGAACTCGCCAAACAAGTGAGTGAATTCATGACCTGGAAGAAGGTGGAGTGTCCATTTGAGAAGGACCGCAAGATCCTGCAGTACCTGCTCACTGCTCCAGTGTTCACTGAGGATG CGTTGTATCTGGCCTCGTACGAGAGCGAAGGGCCTGAGAACCACATGGAGAAGGACAGATGGAAGTCTCTGAG GTCTACTCTGCTGAGCAGGGTCTAA